A single genomic interval of Chitinophaga sp. 180180018-3 harbors:
- a CDS encoding SusC/RagA family TonB-linked outer membrane protein: MKKFIWCHLHALLRIGCILFLLSVTATSLWAGPQIRPSASSVKIDLQLSDKPLPEILTLIEKKSGLGVVYNDQLVAGYNHISIAANQQPVTVVLDKILKDTRLNYLQKDNLVIIVEKESKQNPAPVNTGDHLNTQEPVKGKVTDDKGEALPGVNVKIKNSATGTTTDVGGYYTLHTNSTDAILVFSYLGFQDQEIPVSGRTTIDVVLKSTVANLQEAVVIGYGTQRRGDVTSAVATVKSANFVKGPVQDAGQLIQGKVAGMTIGTPSGNPTAGSQILLRGNTTLYGANANPLVIIDGVPGDLKTVAPEDIESVDVLKDGSSAAIYGVRGSNGVIIITTKRARGSFSNTVDYSGYATTQVISRKLDMLTAQDYRDQIKAGTRLASWDAGSSTNWLMEATRTPLSHVHNLTIRGGNATTNYLVSGNYRALQGIFKKSDNNTFSGRIDVNHSMFNDKVKLNVGILNQTNNYNRNNNGINSFNGWIYRQTVIRNPTEPVRKANGDFYEQTGNFDYENPLALLYESDGQAKNVNSRMNATVTYTPIDNLKLSALFSYARFNSNKGYAESKKHISNIKSGVNGFASVASDLSIDRLTEWTAEYNRHFGEHHFTLLGGYGYQENESSGNYTDNQDFPTDLFGYNNLGLGEGIKNKLANISSYKTETNLISFFGRLNYNYADKYLLLASLRREGASQLYGANNPWGNFWAVSGGWRISNEGFMRQQHLFDDLKLRAGYGITGNPPNAGFLSKPLIGYGDYVYTNGKWSKILVPATNPNPFIRWEEKSEANIGLDFSLLKGRISGNIDVYNRRIKGLLYNYAVPSPPNLYPLTTANVGKMENKGIEIMLNFVPVKTNDFVWNTSVNYSTNTNKLISLSNELYQTTTPYFTTGAAGIPIQTFTNIVTVGKGIGDFYGYKVIDIDDKGKWIYEGRDGKPVKYDDFPHAFEDKKVIGNGLPKYYAGWNNNFSYKRFDLGITMRGAFGYQIINSQRMYMENPTIQNYNILRSAYDKVFGKTELKVNALEFNSYYVENGDFWKIDNITLGYTFAGLKNKYLKGARVYVSSLNTFIITGYKGLDPEVNRMGLNPGMDDRDKYPTTRSFTIGVNLNF, from the coding sequence ATGAAAAAATTCATTTGGTGCCATCTTCATGCCCTGCTGAGAATAGGGTGCATACTATTCCTCCTCAGCGTCACTGCCACCAGTTTGTGGGCAGGGCCGCAAATCAGGCCCAGTGCAAGTTCGGTCAAGATTGATCTGCAGCTGTCCGATAAACCACTACCGGAAATACTAACCCTGATAGAAAAGAAAAGTGGGCTTGGTGTAGTATATAACGATCAGCTGGTAGCCGGTTATAACCATATATCCATTGCAGCTAACCAACAGCCCGTAACAGTTGTACTGGATAAGATCCTGAAAGATACACGGCTCAACTACCTGCAGAAAGATAACCTGGTGATCATCGTAGAAAAGGAAAGCAAACAAAACCCAGCACCCGTTAATACCGGTGATCATCTCAATACGCAGGAACCTGTAAAAGGTAAGGTAACAGACGATAAAGGCGAAGCACTACCCGGTGTAAACGTGAAAATAAAGAATAGTGCTACCGGTACCACCACAGACGTTGGCGGCTACTATACGCTACATACAAACAGTACCGACGCTATACTTGTATTTTCCTATCTCGGCTTCCAGGACCAGGAAATACCAGTATCCGGTCGTACCACTATTGATGTGGTGCTGAAATCCACCGTGGCCAATCTGCAGGAAGCCGTAGTGATTGGCTATGGTACCCAGCGCCGCGGAGATGTGACCAGCGCCGTGGCTACCGTTAAATCGGCCAACTTCGTGAAAGGCCCTGTGCAGGACGCAGGACAACTCATACAGGGAAAAGTAGCCGGTATGACGATTGGTACGCCCAGCGGTAATCCTACCGCTGGTTCTCAGATATTACTGCGCGGCAACACCACCCTGTATGGCGCCAATGCCAATCCTCTCGTGATTATCGACGGCGTACCGGGCGATCTTAAAACAGTAGCGCCGGAGGATATTGAATCTGTGGATGTGCTCAAAGATGGCTCTTCTGCTGCTATCTACGGAGTAAGAGGTTCTAATGGCGTGATCATCATCACCACAAAAAGAGCCCGCGGCAGTTTCTCCAACACGGTCGACTATAGCGGCTATGCTACCACGCAAGTGATTTCCCGGAAACTGGATATGCTCACCGCCCAGGATTACCGCGACCAAATCAAAGCGGGCACCAGGCTCGCATCCTGGGATGCCGGCAGTTCCACTAACTGGCTGATGGAAGCTACCCGCACTCCACTTTCACATGTACATAACCTTACCATCCGCGGGGGCAACGCCACCACCAACTACCTTGTATCCGGTAACTACCGCGCATTACAAGGCATTTTTAAAAAGAGCGACAATAATACCTTTTCCGGAAGAATTGATGTCAACCACAGTATGTTTAACGATAAAGTAAAACTAAATGTGGGCATCCTCAATCAAACCAACAACTATAACCGTAACAATAATGGCATCAATAGTTTCAATGGATGGATATACCGGCAAACGGTGATCCGCAATCCTACTGAACCGGTACGTAAAGCCAACGGCGACTTCTATGAGCAAACAGGCAACTTCGACTACGAAAATCCACTGGCGCTGCTGTATGAAAGCGACGGCCAGGCGAAGAATGTAAACTCCCGTATGAATGCAACGGTAACGTATACCCCTATAGATAATTTAAAGCTGTCGGCATTGTTTTCCTATGCCCGGTTTAATTCCAACAAAGGATACGCAGAGTCCAAGAAGCATATCTCCAACATCAAAAGTGGCGTGAATGGCTTTGCCTCCGTGGCTTCCGACTTATCGATCGACCGCCTGACGGAGTGGACTGCGGAGTATAACCGGCACTTTGGAGAACATCACTTTACCCTATTGGGTGGATACGGTTACCAGGAAAACGAATCATCCGGCAACTATACAGATAACCAGGATTTTCCTACCGACCTGTTTGGCTATAATAACCTGGGGCTGGGAGAAGGCATAAAAAACAAGCTGGCTAATATCAGCAGCTATAAAACAGAAACAAACCTCATTAGTTTTTTCGGCAGGCTCAATTATAACTATGCCGACAAATACCTGTTACTGGCAAGTTTGAGAAGAGAGGGCGCCAGCCAGCTGTATGGAGCCAATAATCCCTGGGGAAATTTCTGGGCGGTATCCGGTGGATGGAGAATTTCCAATGAAGGGTTTATGAGGCAGCAACACCTGTTCGATGATTTGAAACTGCGCGCCGGTTATGGTATCACCGGAAATCCGCCTAATGCAGGCTTTCTCAGCAAACCATTGATCGGTTATGGCGACTATGTGTATACTAACGGTAAATGGTCCAAGATCCTGGTGCCTGCTACCAATCCCAATCCATTTATCCGCTGGGAAGAAAAATCCGAAGCCAATATCGGGTTGGATTTTAGCCTGCTCAAGGGCCGTATCAGTGGTAATATCGATGTATACAACCGTCGCATCAAAGGATTGCTGTATAACTATGCGGTGCCCAGTCCACCGAATCTATACCCGCTTACTACCGCCAACGTAGGTAAGATGGAAAACAAGGGAATAGAAATCATGCTGAACTTTGTGCCGGTTAAGACGAATGACTTTGTATGGAACACCAGCGTTAATTACTCTACCAATACCAACAAATTAATCAGCTTATCCAACGAATTATACCAGACTACCACACCTTACTTCACCACCGGTGCAGCGGGCATACCTATCCAAACCTTTACCAATATTGTAACTGTTGGGAAAGGCATAGGCGATTTTTATGGTTATAAAGTAATTGATATTGATGATAAGGGGAAATGGATATACGAAGGAAGAGATGGTAAACCGGTTAAGTACGACGATTTCCCTCACGCTTTTGAGGATAAGAAAGTTATTGGAAATGGGCTGCCTAAATATTATGCCGGCTGGAATAACAATTTCTCTTATAAGCGTTTCGACCTGGGTATTACCATGCGCGGGGCTTTCGGTTACCAGATCATCAACTCCCAGCGTATGTACATGGAGAATCCCACCATACAGAATTATAATATCCTGAGATCTGCCTATGACAAGGTATTTGGGAAAACCGAACTAAAAGTAAATGCGCTGGAATTTAACAGCTACTATGTAGAAAACGGAGATTTCTGGAAGATAGATAACATTACGTTGGGCTATACATTTGCCGGTCTGAAAAACAAGTACCTGAAGGGAGCCAGGGTATATGTTTCTTCCCTGAATACATTCATTATTACCGGTTACAAAGGGTTAGACCCTGAAGTAAACAGGATGGGACTGAACCCCGGTATGGACGACCGTGATAAATATCCTACTACCCGTTCTTTTACAATTGGTGTGAATCTGAATTTTTAA
- a CDS encoding FecR domain-containing protein: MKEKATERLLDRYLKGECTPEEQRRLEQWLDNRSAAGEHDMVNFDQNEVRRRLKAKIDRQLAVHPLVRMSHSFRIAAAVIVILIGSFIFFKSTETGNAAYATTRAGKGQRLRFTLSDGSVVTLNAGSSLRYPRVFKGNSRSVTLLEGEAFFEIQSQERCPFTVATAGTQTTVLGTSFNVQAYTVAREVKITVVTGKVAVKDRYGPNAMILLPDEQAAFSPAGIQKKKVSAADNTGWLNGKLQFRNETLEKVALILENNYNVTFTFSKDATRHIRFTATFSTNDPLDKILFAITKANKLNYSMKDKVISL; this comes from the coding sequence ATGAAAGAAAAAGCGACAGAACGTTTGCTGGACCGTTATTTAAAAGGGGAATGTACACCGGAAGAACAAAGACGCCTGGAACAGTGGCTGGACAATCGTTCAGCTGCAGGAGAGCATGATATGGTGAACTTTGACCAGAACGAAGTGAGGCGGCGCCTCAAAGCGAAAATAGACCGGCAACTGGCAGTACATCCTCTGGTACGCATGTCTCATTCATTTCGTATAGCCGCAGCAGTTATAGTTATACTGATAGGTAGTTTTATTTTTTTTAAAAGTACGGAAACAGGCAACGCGGCGTATGCTACCACCAGGGCGGGTAAAGGGCAGCGCCTGCGATTCACGCTGAGCGATGGCTCTGTTGTTACGCTCAATGCCGGATCCAGTCTTCGCTATCCCAGGGTTTTCAAGGGCAACAGCAGAAGTGTAACATTATTGGAAGGAGAAGCCTTTTTTGAGATACAATCGCAGGAACGATGCCCTTTTACAGTAGCCACCGCCGGTACACAAACAACGGTATTGGGCACCTCTTTCAATGTACAGGCTTATACTGTGGCCAGAGAAGTGAAGATAACCGTAGTGACAGGAAAAGTAGCAGTAAAGGACCGCTATGGACCCAACGCTATGATATTGCTGCCTGATGAGCAAGCGGCCTTCTCGCCTGCAGGGATACAGAAAAAAAAGGTCAGCGCTGCCGACAACACCGGGTGGTTAAATGGAAAACTGCAATTCAGAAATGAAACGTTGGAAAAGGTAGCCCTGATACTGGAAAACAACTATAATGTAACCTTTACCTTCAGCAAGGATGCAACACGGCATATTCGTTTTACCGCCACCTTCAGTACCAACGACCCGCTGGATAAAATTCTTTTCGCCATTACCAAAGCCAACAAACTTAATTATTCCATGAAAGATAAAGTTATATCACTGTAA
- a CDS encoding RNA polymerase sigma-70 factor produces the protein MNGVHFQQYADDVLLNLLIEGNREAFDVIYLRYWEQLYFYLVKAIKDTKEAEDILQEVFVSLWKRRHNLGNITSLYTYLFSCVRYGGFRYIRQQMKKDSFRKSWGLLFSEADDVFERQLDANELSHMVNQEIDKLPLKMREVFILSRKEDLSNKEIAHKLNISDKTVKKQINNALKYLHLKLNV, from the coding sequence ATGAATGGTGTGCATTTTCAACAATATGCAGACGATGTTCTATTAAACTTGCTTATAGAAGGCAACAGGGAAGCTTTTGATGTGATATACCTGCGCTATTGGGAACAACTTTACTTTTACCTGGTAAAAGCCATCAAAGACACCAAAGAGGCGGAAGATATTCTACAGGAAGTATTTGTGTCGTTATGGAAACGGCGCCATAACCTGGGTAACATCACATCGTTGTATACTTATCTCTTTTCCTGTGTGCGATATGGAGGTTTCCGTTATATCCGGCAGCAAATGAAAAAGGACTCCTTCCGGAAGTCGTGGGGACTCCTGTTTTCAGAAGCAGACGATGTGTTTGAACGGCAGCTGGATGCCAATGAATTATCGCACATGGTGAACCAGGAAATTGACAAACTCCCCCTGAAGATGCGGGAAGTATTTATCCTGAGCAGGAAAGAAGATCTTTCCAACAAAGAAATTGCCCACAAACTCAACATCTCCGATAAAACAGTGAAGAAACAAATTAACAATGCCCTGAAATACCTGCACCTGAAACTCAATGTGTAA
- a CDS encoding TonB-dependent receptor — protein sequence MKQCCLLIIACMAVCNSYAQQLHGRVADALTKEALPGVNIHLLHTATGCNTNAQGKFVLPAAAADSIEISYVGYLTRRLTAAEAAALPVIYLPASTTSLNELVVSTSRDKQRRSDAPVAISTISAQTLNETKATTLDRVLNKVSGVYMVDLGNEQHTMAIRQPIGYKSLFLYLEDGIPIRTIGDFNHNALIEINMAALKNIEVIRGPASSLYGSEAVGGAVNFITASPTLVPTARIQLEASNWGYKRTDFSISNTVSKVGFNVSGYYADQQNGYMDHSNFHKLALTGKLEYQVDTKDKWTNAVTLINYKTDQTGGLDSTHFFARDYKNFQTFTYREVKALRVRSTLEHEWNSNSHTSVTLFFRNNTIGQNPFYSIKDIRGTLKANGQINSDGFNSYGVIAQHRQQFAWKDAALITGVSADFSPATYVANYIDITKDPAGYYVSYRNTDSLLTDYKVGLLNSAVYTQFEFSPLQHMKVVAALRYDRMDYNFVNHLTPSAYTGAPSERNNFNALTPKLGLTYDLGNGRGLYANYSVGFAPPNISELYTGVKVPVLKSATYQNYEAGGWFAFAGKKGYADLSIYRMNGSNEIISVRNADGMYENRNTGATTHSGVEWNIKYTPIRSLFIRTSGTYAEHLFKAYADGSKVYNNNQMNGAPRWITNTEVTWKPLLLKGFRIGAEWQHIGKYYMDPANTAVYNGYDLFNARAGYAWKGFECWLNCMNIGDQLYATTAEKSAYGKTYRIGPRQTFNFGVAYTFTGKK from the coding sequence ATGAAACAATGTTGTTTACTCATCATTGCGTGTATGGCTGTTTGTAATAGTTATGCACAGCAATTGCATGGGCGTGTGGCTGATGCCCTGACTAAAGAGGCATTGCCCGGCGTGAATATACACCTGCTGCATACTGCCACAGGATGTAATACCAATGCGCAGGGAAAATTCGTGCTGCCAGCCGCCGCCGCTGATTCAATAGAAATATCATATGTAGGCTATCTCACCAGGCGGCTGACCGCAGCAGAGGCAGCAGCTTTGCCGGTAATCTATCTGCCGGCAAGTACTACCAGCCTGAATGAATTGGTGGTATCCACCTCCCGGGATAAGCAGCGACGTTCAGACGCTCCGGTGGCTATCAGTACCATTTCTGCCCAAACGCTGAATGAAACCAAAGCCACTACCCTCGACAGAGTACTGAATAAAGTAAGTGGCGTATATATGGTAGACCTGGGAAATGAACAGCACACCATGGCTATCCGTCAGCCTATTGGTTATAAAAGTCTGTTCCTCTATCTGGAAGATGGCATTCCGATCCGCACCATCGGCGATTTTAATCATAATGCACTCATTGAAATCAATATGGCTGCGCTGAAAAACATTGAAGTGATCCGCGGACCTGCTTCTTCTTTGTATGGCTCCGAGGCAGTAGGCGGGGCTGTGAATTTCATTACTGCTTCGCCCACGCTGGTGCCTACTGCCAGAATTCAGCTCGAAGCAAGTAACTGGGGATATAAAAGAACAGATTTTAGTATATCCAATACCGTTAGTAAGGTTGGCTTTAATGTAAGTGGTTATTACGCTGATCAACAGAATGGATATATGGATCACAGCAACTTTCATAAACTGGCGCTGACAGGTAAACTGGAATACCAGGTCGATACAAAAGATAAATGGACGAACGCAGTTACACTGATCAATTACAAAACTGATCAGACCGGAGGGCTTGATAGTACGCACTTCTTTGCCAGGGATTATAAGAACTTCCAGACATTTACCTACCGCGAGGTAAAAGCGTTGCGGGTGCGTAGTACGCTGGAACATGAATGGAACAGCAACAGCCACACCAGCGTTACTTTATTTTTCCGTAACAATACTATTGGTCAGAATCCTTTTTACTCAATAAAAGATATCCGTGGAACCCTGAAAGCCAATGGCCAGATCAACAGCGACGGTTTCAATAGTTACGGCGTAATTGCTCAGCACAGACAACAGTTTGCATGGAAAGACGCAGCCCTGATAACAGGTGTCAGCGCCGATTTTAGTCCGGCTACCTATGTCGCTAACTATATAGATATTACGAAAGATCCCGCCGGTTACTATGTTAGCTACCGCAATACCGATTCGCTGCTGACAGATTACAAGGTAGGACTACTGAATAGTGCCGTGTATACACAGTTCGAGTTTTCACCCCTGCAGCATATGAAAGTGGTGGCCGCATTGCGTTACGACCGGATGGACTATAACTTTGTCAATCATCTTACTCCATCAGCTTATACAGGCGCTCCCAGCGAACGCAATAACTTTAATGCACTAACACCTAAGCTGGGATTGACATACGACCTCGGCAATGGCAGAGGATTATATGCTAACTATAGTGTAGGATTTGCGCCGCCTAATATCTCGGAATTATATACCGGTGTAAAAGTTCCGGTGCTGAAATCAGCCACTTATCAGAACTACGAAGCTGGTGGATGGTTTGCGTTTGCAGGAAAGAAAGGGTATGCAGATCTCAGCATATACCGGATGAATGGCAGCAATGAGATAATAAGTGTGAGAAATGCAGATGGCATGTATGAAAACCGGAACACAGGAGCTACTACCCATAGCGGTGTGGAATGGAATATAAAGTATACGCCTATACGTAGTTTATTTATCCGCACCAGCGGTACATACGCAGAACATCTGTTCAAGGCATATGCAGATGGTAGTAAAGTATATAATAATAACCAGATGAATGGTGCGCCACGCTGGATCACCAATACAGAAGTTACCTGGAAACCTTTGTTGCTGAAAGGGTTCAGGATAGGTGCCGAATGGCAGCATATCGGGAAGTACTATATGGACCCCGCAAACACTGCTGTTTACAACGGTTACGATCTCTTCAATGCCCGGGCAGGATATGCCTGGAAAGGATTTGAATGCTGGCTGAATTGTATGAATATCGGTGATCAGTTATATGCCACTACTGCAGAGAAATCTGCTTATGGAAAAACCTATAGAATAGGCCCGCGACAGACATTCAACTTCGGAGTAGCTTATACGTTCACCGGAAAAAAGTAG
- a CDS encoding sialidase family protein, whose amino-acid sequence MKWIPFILLVLISACGKGRVEMGNELVLSHAEMEASCPYLTKDTSGKPVVCWVEKAKNGNTGYVYYSVSNDNGYTFSDPVQIAASAGVYPHDENLPKMLFMPGGRVVAMFGIEANDPRNKYAGKVMYTLSGDNGKTWQPAVSLVTDTAGYDQRYFDLALLPGGEAAAIWLDNRKDTNAEGSTLYFSTTRSGSGFREARPVAATTCQCCRTKLYVSADGNVHLAYRDIINDSIRDMVHQVSTDEGKTFSAPVRISADNWVVNGCPHTGPAMTANSKGLHFAWFTMGGGQGAFYCRSTDNGKTYTQKESLGKSPMARHPQMTTTGDEVMITWDEPVKWKNDFNSRIGFQYKSAEGKTINTGYLTADSTYANFPVVNALNPEAVLVAYKKRTPKGSEVVVRMLRLN is encoded by the coding sequence ATGAAATGGATACCGTTTATATTATTAGTGTTGATAAGTGCCTGTGGTAAAGGACGTGTGGAGATGGGCAATGAATTGGTACTATCTCACGCTGAGATGGAAGCCTCCTGTCCTTATCTTACTAAAGATACTTCAGGAAAACCTGTGGTCTGCTGGGTGGAAAAAGCAAAGAATGGGAACACAGGGTATGTATACTATTCAGTATCTAACGATAATGGATATACGTTTTCTGATCCCGTTCAGATTGCCGCTTCAGCGGGAGTATATCCGCATGATGAAAATCTGCCGAAGATGCTGTTTATGCCGGGAGGCCGTGTGGTGGCTATGTTTGGTATAGAAGCAAATGATCCGCGGAATAAGTACGCCGGTAAAGTGATGTATACCCTGTCTGGCGACAATGGGAAAACCTGGCAGCCCGCCGTATCACTTGTTACCGATACAGCCGGTTACGATCAGCGTTATTTCGATCTGGCGTTGCTGCCGGGAGGAGAGGCCGCCGCTATATGGCTCGATAACCGAAAAGATACTAACGCAGAAGGCTCTACGCTTTATTTCAGTACTACCCGGAGTGGAAGCGGCTTCCGGGAGGCACGCCCGGTGGCTGCTACCACTTGCCAGTGTTGCCGCACCAAACTGTACGTGTCGGCCGATGGGAACGTTCATCTGGCATACCGGGATATCATCAACGACTCCATTCGTGATATGGTACATCAGGTGTCAACGGATGAGGGCAAAACATTTTCTGCGCCTGTGCGCATCAGCGCCGATAACTGGGTGGTGAACGGATGTCCTCACACGGGTCCTGCCATGACCGCCAACAGCAAAGGACTGCATTTCGCCTGGTTCACGATGGGAGGCGGACAGGGAGCTTTCTATTGCCGCTCAACAGATAACGGTAAAACCTATACGCAGAAAGAATCACTCGGAAAATCGCCTATGGCCAGGCATCCGCAAATGACTACCACAGGCGACGAAGTAATGATAACGTGGGATGAACCAGTAAAATGGAAAAATGATTTCAACAGCCGTATTGGCTTTCAGTATAAATCAGCCGAAGGCAAAACAATCAACACCGGTTACCTGACAGCTGACAGCACTTACGCCAATTTCCCTGTAGTAAATGCCCTAAACCCTGAAGCTGTGCTGGTGGCGTATAAGAAAAGAACACCCAAGGGCAGTGAAGTGGTAGTAAGGATGTTGAGACTGAATTAA
- a CDS encoding SDR family NAD(P)-dependent oxidoreductase, giving the protein MGIVLITGATAGFGQACATTFAGKGYDVIITGRRKERLEALQTQLIQEFGINVLALNFDVRKEEEVNSVLGNIPEEWRKIDVLVNNAGLAAGLGTIDEGDTADWDAMIDTNVKGLLYVSRVVIPWMRSRTKGHIINIGSTAAKVVYAKGNVYCATKAAVDAITQGMRIDLLPYRIKVTAVHPGAAETEFSLVRFKGDEDKAKDVYKGFIPLTAQDVADVVYYCSSLPPHVCINDLVVTPLQQANAYYFDKK; this is encoded by the coding sequence ATGGGAATTGTTCTTATCACCGGTGCTACTGCCGGATTTGGTCAGGCTTGCGCAACTACGTTTGCTGGTAAAGGTTACGACGTGATAATAACCGGCAGACGCAAAGAAAGACTGGAAGCATTGCAGACCCAGCTTATCCAGGAATTTGGTATCAATGTGCTGGCATTAAATTTCGATGTAAGAAAAGAAGAAGAAGTCAATAGCGTATTGGGGAACATTCCGGAAGAATGGAGGAAAATCGATGTGCTTGTGAACAATGCCGGGCTTGCAGCAGGGCTTGGCACCATTGATGAAGGCGATACAGCAGATTGGGATGCCATGATCGACACCAATGTGAAAGGGCTTTTATATGTATCCCGCGTGGTAATTCCATGGATGCGTTCCCGTACTAAAGGTCATATCATCAATATCGGTTCTACCGCTGCCAAAGTGGTATATGCCAAAGGAAACGTTTACTGCGCTACCAAAGCTGCCGTGGATGCTATTACCCAGGGAATGCGGATAGACCTGTTGCCTTACCGGATCAAGGTAACGGCGGTACATCCGGGCGCTGCAGAAACTGAATTCTCTCTCGTAAGGTTCAAGGGTGATGAAGACAAAGCTAAAGATGTATACAAAGGATTTATTCCGTTAACGGCCCAGGATGTAGCGGATGTGGTATACTACTGTAGCAGTCTTCCTCCGCATGTTTGTATTAACGACCTGGTAGTGACGCCTTTACAGCAGGCGAACGCTTACTACTTCGATAAAAAATAG